The Vallitalea pronyensis genomic sequence ATATTGAGTATACCTGGCCGACTAACAGAAGAACAATATGCATATGTAAAAAATCATGCAGCATTTGGTTTTAAATTACTATCAAATAGCTTTAATCAAGATATACAAGAATCAGTATTGCATCATCATGAACGTCTTGACGGCAGCGGGTATATGCATAAAAAAGAATTTTCTATTTGTACAAAAATAATAGCTATTGCAGATGTATATGATGCATTGACTAATAAAAGGTGTTATCAACAAAAAGTTTTTACGCATCAAGAAGCTATAGCTGAAATGAAAAAAAATAATGGATTTGATAGGCGGCTGCTAGATCACCTGGAATGTATGATGGATGATAATAAGAAGGTGATTGTGTGAAGTTATCAGCAATGAGTGAAAAAATAAAAATAGATATTATTAACAAGTGTGGGTTAAAGCACAAGAAACTTTGTAGATATAAAATTCGATTATTCCACAACATTGATAACATCGAGCTAAACATCTACAGATGGAAATTAGTTAAAACAATTTACTACCCACAAGAGCATTTTCTATTTAAGGAACTTGAAGATATGATTAGAGAAAATTTCTTAAAACGATTAAAAGCTAAAAAGTGGTGTTAAATAAGATGAATTATCAGACAACTAATCCTTGATCCTCTTCCTGAAGGTATTAATTGTCTGATAATTATACGAACGTTCCCTATTAATAACTGACAAATTAAGGAGTATTATGTATGAAAAAAGGAATCTTAACTTTACTATTAGTCGTAACACTAGTAGCAAATTCGATAATGATAAAAGCTGAAGATAATTTGTTTAACGACTTGCAAAACAATCATTGGGCTATCCCCAACATTCAAAAACTTGTAGACATGGGTGTTATCAATGGATTTCCAGATGGGTCCTTTAAACCTAATTTTAGCGTTAATGTGGACGCATTTATCAAGATGACTGTGACAGCCATGGGCTACACAAGTATACAAAATGGATCGCCATATTGGGCGCAGCCATTTATTGATAAAGCAATGGAACTTGGTATTATTCAAGAAAACCAATTTGCTTCTTATACTCAAGCTATTACAAGAGAAGAAATGTCCAGTATTATCGCTAAGGCTATTAAGGATGAAGACAAGGCAGATACCAGAAATCTTGTGGAAAACTATGTGAATGATTTTTCGTCTATTTCCTATACGTATGTGGAAGATGTAAAGGATGCATATGCTTTTGGAATTATTACAGGTATGCCAGACAATACGTTTAGACCACAGGATGAATCTACTAGAGCACAGGCAAGTACCATTATACATCGTATGATCGATGAGAAGGAGAGGAAGCCTTTTGAGCCTACAGAATCACCTACAGATGATAATGGTCAAGGTGGTAATGATTCAGGGGATGGTGGTAATGATGGTAGTGGTTCGGGAGAAGAACCTACCCCTATAGAGCATATTCATAAGATTGAGAACGGGAAGGTTGTTTATAGTACGGAGAAGATTATGGAGATATTAAAGGGGTATCCTATTATAGAAAATATGTATTACGACACCTTTGAAGAAAATAATATGAAGTTTACAGACCAAGAATCAGAGAGACAAAAATATAGCACATTGGCAATTGAGACAAAGGAATTTGTTGAGACATTGTTTAGTAGAAACTATAAAACATTAGATAAAGAAAAAGAGTTAGAAACATTACTTTGGTGGTTTCAAGGATGGTGGGGTTATAAGAACGAAAGACATGCCCCAAAAGATTTTGTTAATTTGTGGTTAGATGAAACGGAAAAATGGAAAATACAACAGGAAATGATACTTGTAACAGATAGCTATAGAATGGTCTATGGAACAGATAACGGTAAAGCTGTTAGAAGTAGAATTTATTTTAAATATGATAACCATGAAAATCATGAAAACATAAAATATGAATTTGAATTACTAGAAAAAATGTATTCACAGGTTGAAAATCTGCAAATGGGTAAGTGGTACTATGTAGATGTAGATGTAGAAATGTGTAATCCTGTTTCAAATGCTCCAGTAAATTGGAGTACTTATACCTACACACTATATACTTACACTTATTTAAGTGATTTTAAACTAGTTGAAGGACAGTAGGTGTTAATATGAATAAACATATTAAAAGATATTTAAGCTTTATATGTATAATTACATTCTTATTAAACTCTTTACATGTATTTGCAGGTACAGGGGGAGTTATTGATTATGAAAACGGTAAAATAACCGATAATGATGATGGGATACCAGTATTTCGCTTTAAAGTATCCGCTACTGCAAGTAGCAGTAAGTATAGATACAAAACCATTGGGTGGAAAATGAAATTCACACCTGAAGGTAAAACCCAATCTTCTGTTGGTACAATGCCTTATACCTTTGAAAGTGTTAGTCAAGATTTAGTTGATATTGAACTAGAAGATATCTTCGATAAGACTAATTTACCTGACGAAGATAAAATGCGGGGTGGCGTCATTGAAATAGATGCAATACAAATTATTACTATCTATGGCGTTCCTATGGGATATGATAATAAGCCTGTTGATCCTAATAAGATTTTGGGTTGGGAAAATGATACGCAGATTATATTGGATAATAATTCCAATACCTCTTTAGGAAATCAGCGTGTAAAGATATTTACAGATGACTCGTCAGGTATTCTAGGCGGTTTACCCCATGGTTTATCTTGGAGTGATAATACAAAAGGCGATTTAACAAGTTATTATGATAAAAAAGATGTTTACCCACCGTTAGTAGATAAAGCTTCATTCAATGTTGATGTTGACCTCGAAGTAATGTCATCCGTTGATGACCATACCATAGATATGTCAAAAGGTGAAGGTTCAGCGCAAGTAAGAATCCATGTTAAAGCAGATATTAAAGACATTACAAGTATTTATACGGAATACTTAAATAACCCAAGTAATATTAGATTTATTACCATAACATTAGAGGAACAAACAAGTAAAAAGAAGCTAACCAAAACAATCACAAACCTCACATCTTTGAGTGGAACAGCAGATTTTACTTTCGATTATTTACCAACGGATATTGAAGATGGGGATAGTGACCTTGATGATAGTGTTACAAAAGATTATAAATGTGAGGTTGAAGTAAGATATCTCTATCATTATCGTGGGTATGGTTCTGGTTCGACCAGTGCCGAACTCATAAAAAAAGCCCCTATCCCAGATGGTGACCCTTTAGCCATCCTATCCGTACCCGATCAAGTACTTGTAGACGAAGAAATCCTTGCAGATGGTTCGGGTTCAATCGCACCAGAGGGAGCAACCCTGGTTAATTATTCATGGGAAGTTGAGAGCCAAGCATTACCCAAGGAAGAAGGTAATAAAAGCATTACATTAACCTATGATGAACCTAAGACCGTTACGGTAGCCTTAACCGTTGAAGATAGTAATGGTAAGACGGATACTGTCATGAAAGATGTAAAAGTGATTAAGAAAGCCAGTCCACCTATTAACTGGTCACCAGATGTTATCCTATCTGCACCAAGTATTGTCATGCAGGGTGATAGCTTTTCCCTTTATGTGAATGCAACGGACCAAGAAGATGGACCATTAACACCAACTCTTAGTAAACCATCATCACTCGTATTAAGTGGTCCCGTACATAATGGCGATAACACGGCTAAATTTATGCAAAGCGGTATCTTTACCGTTACGGCCAAAGCAACGGATAGCGGTGGTAAAAGTGATAGTGCCAGTACACAAATAGAGGTGTGTCCACCGAAGCCCCTAGCCATTATTAGCGAAGATGGGGATTACAAAGTAGGACAAACCGTCGTCTTAGATAGTTCCAACTCCAAAGCTGTAAGTAAAACCTATCCCATTGACTGGACGCTAACCAACTGGACCATTACACCCCTTGGCAGTCTTACAAATGATGATATTTATACCAAGAAGCTTAACGACAAAGAGATCGCTTTTACGTCTAAAAAGTCTGGCAAGGTAGAAATAGCCCTTACTGTAACCAATACACTTGGTTATTCCAATACAAGAACCATAGAACGAACCATAGTGACTGATGCACCACCAATAGCTGACTTTACACTCATTGAAAAAGTTTATCGGGACAAGGACAATGAGAAAAAAGCCATTGTCAGAGCCTTTGATACGTCAAGTAGTCCTGATGGTGACAGCATCACTAAAAGAGCTTGGTTCTACGCATTTGACAGTGATAACAATGGTATTTTTTCAGACGATACCTGGTATTATCATAACGGTACAAGTTGGGTCGATTCTGGCACAGCTTACAACAACTTATTTACCTTTGCGGATACGGTGAACACAGGCAATTTAACCGATGTGACCGTTGAAACAACCCATGTGGGACGGTACAAATTTGAACTGAAAGTGTACGAAGAACACGATAACAGGCTTTTGGAATTTGTGGATACATCTTATATTTTAACAGATGATACCGCAGACAAGCCAGGTGAGGAATGCATTGCGGAAGTAGATAACATAGCCCCAGTGACAGCTGTCAAAGTGGATGTATCTAAAGACGAAGTCTATGATATAGTCGTTGTTACGGACTATAAAGATATGGATTTAATTTCTTTACAGACTGAATTAAATCTTTTAAAAGCTGAAGCTTTTGCTAACAATAAAGATTTTAATATACACATGGTGACCGATAAAATAAAGGTTGGTCAGCAACATAAGATAAAAAACTATTATACGTATGCAAGAAATATCTATTTATCTTATTACCTCGATGGTGGTTATATGGAGTATACAGGTCCAGATGGCTATGAGCAAACAAATTATAATCGTGATTATCGCTCACATACATTATGGTATGAAACAACACAAGCCTATACAACCCCAACCATACCATTTGAAAAAGGGGATCATGTAGAATGGCAACGCACATCTTTTTCAGAGTATAAAAGTGGTTCGCCCAGTTACGATTATTCAGGTGTACGATTCGAGTTTTATAATCCTGATAATAAGATTGCAACTCGTATTAAAGAGGATATCATAACTAGTGGCCATATACAAACGCTTTATTGGGCAAAAGTTTTTAACAGTATAGGTGTTATTGATGAGAACGTTTCTATATCAAATACCTGGACAATGACTTCAAACTCAACGCCACATGATTTTTATTATGATATACATGCAATGGATTTCTCAAAAGTAAAAGATGTAAGCTATGAAAATGGCAGCAAGAGGATATTTTTATTTTTCACTAAAGGTACAGGTTTAAATTATGAGTATGATGGGTATAACTATTCAGCAACAAATATAGAAAAAGATTTTGTTGATTACCTTGTATATAATGATTTTGAAACCTATGTCGTAACGTCTAATGAGAGCATATTAGGTATTAGATTTGATAACAATAATTATGGTTCCAATATCAACAATCAATACGCTTCATTAAGAGAATTGGCACACTGCTCACCTGTCCGTGGTAAATATGTCGTAGGTGGTCCAACTACAGATATATGGAAAGAACAATTGCTTCATATCACTAAAAACAATGTGATCATGCCAAATGAAGTAACTGTCGAAAATAATGTGATTGAGTTAAAGTTTGATGAGCCATTTAAAAAGGATGAAGAAGTTCATTTGAAAGTACTTTTAGAAGAATTTAAACTATCAGATTTACTCAATAATCAAATAGAGTTACCTAAATTAGAGTATAAAAATATTAAACATAACGATACAGGTATTAAAAGCTTATCCAGTTTTTGTCTATCTGATCCGTTATCTGAAACAGTTTTAAATGAAGATATAGAGGTTATTGAAATTATAGATTACCTTACACTGTATAAAGAAGAAGGGGTTACAAAAGTTCAGATAACGGATCAAGAGAGAGCAAAAGAATACTTTTCTGATGAAGAAATTGAGGCGATAAAAAAACTAGATTATTCCAATGTAAACGACATACAGATTGGTTATTATTTTATTACCATACAAAAAGATGATCATGTAAAACTATATGGTAAAGCTGTTATAAGTGGTCGAACAGGGTTAGTATTCAATCCAACACAATGGACAGATGTCAAAAAAATCTATTCAACAGACCATTTAGTAATAGGTTTAAAAAATAATGGCGGTGTTATTGTAACAGGTTATTGGAATACTGGCTCGAATAGTTCACCTTATTCTTATTATAACGGACGAAACTTAGATTTTTTATCGACCTATGATATTCTAGATGCTGTTATATTACGACATGGGATAACGTTAATCATAAGACATAAAAGCTCTAGTGAAAAAATATATTACCCTATTGGTAATATTGGATCTACGTATATCCACAAAATAGATCAAACGTATAATACCAATGATGTAACATTAATAGGGAATAGTACAAGCCAAAGGTTATATTTTGAAGTAAATGGAAAATATTATTCACTTGAAAATAGTTATTCAAATAGTATTTATGAGTATACAGAATTAAATGGTATGTCCATTAAAGAATTTATTCCAACAGAGTACGGATTTATAGCTATTAAGCAAGATGATACCCTTTATTTTTCAAATAAATATAAAAGTTATTTACAAGGTAGTTCATGTTTACCAGGTGTTTCTAATCTGGCGACTACTATTGGAACGGTTAAAAAAATAATACCTGTGGATTCTTACTTGATGATACAAGGGAGCAATAGAGAATTTTATACCTATTTGGAAAAAAACATGTATGAAACCTCCTCAACTAATATGTGTATACCCATAAAAGACGTACAAAAAGTAATAAGCAATGGAGGTAATGGTAGTGGTTATTATAAAGACGATATTATTTTCGTCATGGATGATGGCTATCAACATTATTTAACGAACAACATCAATGCAATGCTATTAAATGCTTCCACCGAGTATTTCTTTATGGATGAATATGGTTTATCTTATATGACGGATACAGGGTATTTTTATTCGTCTTTAACGCCAAGCAGAGAAAGTTGGAAATCCCATGCTCATAGAAAATTCAGCGGTCATTATGATAAAGTGATTATTGACTATGATTTAAGGTCCATCATTGGTTTAAGAAATGAACAAGTAACGGTTTATTATGATATATATAGTAACTATAGTTACTTAACTGGGGCAAGATACTATAGTGGTGTAAAAGACATCTATTACAAGAAGGGTGTGTTATTTTTAATTAGAGATACTGGTATTACACGTATTTATAAAGATAATTTCTATGAATATTTTACTGGCTATAACCAATTTCTTTATAAGAACATTAAGAAATACTTATTTGCAAAAGTGTCACCAGAAAAAAATGATTGGTACTTTTATGGATTAAGCGAGAATGGTGACGTATGGCGAACAAGTCCATCTGGATTAGTAAAGGTAGCCACAAATATTGAAGATATCTATACGTTGAATGATGATTTTGTCTCTTTATCAAAAAGTGGATACCTTAATAAGTATGGTGAAGGAAATAGTTATGAAAAATATGAAAACATGCTCATAGCCCCTCATTTCATTACTTTAAAACTAAAAAATGGGGAAGATCTTGTCTATATTAGTCCTCAAGGAATTAATATCGGTTACATCGGTAATTTTGAGCAAACAATGAACAAACAACATTTAAGATCAACACAATTTCACATAGGGAAACATCAAGATGATGGTGTCGCATTCAAATACAAGGTGTTCACGGATGATGAACAATCTGTTGAAGAAGTTCTGTACCAACAAGATATTGATGATACTTGGATACAGGTAAAGGATTTAGACATTATTCCCGTAACAGATGGCTATTATATCGGTGTTGTGGAAGTGAATGCAGACAATAGAGCAATAGGGTACAGCTATATGAAAGCAAAAGCTAGTAAGCTGTAGAAAGAAGGTGTAACAGTGGATAAAATCAATCGACTTGTATATGGGATCTTACTCTTATTAGCATTATACTCATCTACAACATATGCTGCACTAGAAAGTAGGGAACCCTTTGGTGCAACACAATACACACTAGAGTTTAGTAAATGGAATGAAACCAAGAATTATAGTGGTGGGCGTGACAATATGTCATCCAGTACATACTCATCAGGTGTGACAGTAGAAATACTTAATATCGTAACAGATAGTAACGATTCTAGTAGATGGTTAATTACCTATAAAGCAAGTGGATATATATCAGCTTATTGTCGGTCAGTAGATTCTAGTTATGGTGCAAGCGCAAGAACGAGTATAAATGGCTCTACTATACAAGGAAATGTAAGTACATCAAGTGGAAGTGACTCTTATAGAGAGAGTGTATCTTATGATGGAAGTGCCACAACTATAAGCGTATCCAAAGGTGAGAACCCAATGAGAATATATGTAAAAGTTCGTACTTATTCAAGAACGTACCTTATATCAACGACTCGTGAACAAACCAAAATCATTAATATGAACAATAGTCCTCATCTATCAGCACAGATTGATCGTAATTATATGAATGGCAAGGATAGTCAATCCATCACCGTTTCAGGGCAAGGATGGGATATTGAACAAGATTCTATAGTAATTACAGCTGAACTTGATGGCATTACCAGGACAAAAATTATTGATAATCCTAAAGCAACAATGGGACAAGAAAACGATTATACGTTTACATTTTTATTATCAGAATACCCTAATGATATCATTAAAACGCTCAAAGTAACCGTTAGAGATTATTATGAAGATACTTCCTATACTAGTTTTACAATATACATTGACAGGATTGACCCACAGGTAACCACGCAAAATGATGTAAAGATTAAAGGCGGTGAATATGTTTCTGTAACACCTACAGAGCAGAGCGATATTTACTTGTTAAGAAATGATAGGCCCTATCTTTTATACTCGGATGTGCTAAGTGCGGTTAATGAAGATAAGGGTATAGCGATAGGAAACTGTTCGACAAAAACAAACTTAAGCGTACCAACCACATTATTAGAGGGATCTTACCGATTATTTTCTGTGGACAATGGAAAAAACGTATCACAACCTTCTGAAAATATTGTAATGGTGGATAATAGCGTACCTGAAAAAGTAAACATATTCATAGAAGGAAATACCATTAGACTGGTTTATGATGAGGTATTAAAGCCTAGCATACCGTCAAAGGACGATTTTATTTTACCAAGAGAAAATATCATATCATCATCTGTCTGTATCCTAGCAGACGAAGATAATGTTGACTATGAATTTATCTTTGATGATTATGAAGGTGACGAGAAATATGCAGAGAGGTTTGTTTTTAGTGCATTTGATAACAGCATGTTTACCAATACAAATGGTATTCCTGATATCATTGGTAAAACAGCGAGTACTAAAAGCAGCTTCCATGAAGTCGGCAGGTACACCCTAGAATATCAAGCACAGGACACCCCTGTTCCTGGAAATGAAAACAGGTTTAATAATTATCGGAAATGGGGAAACAAGAACCTTATACAGCTCCTTGTTCACCGTAGACCATTGGCTAACTTAACCATTAATGCCAGTCTTAGCAACGACAAATGGATCATCAATGGTGTAAATGGTACAGGTTACGACTTAGACCACATGGACATGGCAAACAAAGGTATTCAAGATGATATGTATGAGTGGAAAAAAATGAACGATAGCCAATACACACCTGGTATCATACCAAATACCGTGGCAGCTGTCGAAGGTGGAAAAGACGTGGAATATGTTGTTAAATACAAAGTACAAGATATTGAAGGGGTATGGAGTGAACCCGTAATCTTTATCATATCCGCAGATCCACCCATAGAGATTGAAGCTTCTTTAAAGAGTGAAGACAGTAAGTTCTCAATTTCTAGTATTCCTGCATCAGAGAATCTAGTAGCGTATGATGTTAAAACCATATTTAATAAGCTTCATTATTTAGATATGGCACTATATAATAGTTCAAACAGTATTGTCATTGATTTAACACGTAGACAATCCAGTAATACTAGCTATGTATCTCAAAACGGCAATAAGTTTTATTGGGTAGATAAGGTGATTAACATCCCTGCAACATTGGCTGATGGGACGTATAAATTCATTGTAAAAGCTACAGATGCTAGTAACTCACTTAAAACAAAAGAAAAAGAGTTTTCGGTAACAGTAGATACTCCAATAAATTTACAATCGTCTATGACAGACCTAGACGGTGGATCAGAAGCTATTATCCCTGCCACCACAAGCATATATGCGAACGAAGTCAATGTCATCCTATTTTATGGTACACCGTATGCTACATCACTAGATATGTCGATTGCTAGTAACAATGGGACCACAAAATATTGGACAGCAAAAAAAGGTATAGCAGAAACGATTCCAGAGGGCTATTATAAGGCTAGATTTACAGCCAGGACACCTAATGGAAACGTAGAATACTTAACAAAGGATTTCTATTTAAATCAACTTAAAATCGTGGATATGACTCTATGGGGAGAGTGGAATTACTGGCGAGGACAAGTCAACCTATTTGGAAAACAGCTTGTCAATATGCCGCATAGATTCTTGTCCTATGAGAAAGTACATATTGAAACTGAAATAAAAGGCAATCCCGACCAGGTATATGTGCGATTTAGTCCAGAACTAGAAGCTATGATTTTTACAAATCAATATGGCCATACATATCATTATAGCGATCACATAGGTTATACGGTCAATTTTCCGCTTACTATGACCAGTTCAGACGGTGAGAACTATAAGGCAGAGTATATACTACCTCTTGCTAAATCCACCATGAATGATGAAGATACACGGTTAGGTGGACAATATTGGGTAGAGGTCACAGCCACAAAAGGCAGCACAACAAAAACAATGAGAATAGATGACATAGACATCACTGGAAATACGCTCGACAAAATATATATACAGCCCGAATAATTCAAGTCAAGAAGAAATTGGTCAACGAAGGAGGATATTACCTATGAAAAAGACGTTACTAGCAATTTTAATTGTAACCGTTACAATGAATGTTTTAAGTATTAGAGCAACAACACTCATTAATTTTAAAGACGTTCCATTAAGCCATTGGGCGAAGGATAATATTAGCAAACTTGTATCTTTAGGAGTTGTTAATGGTTATCCAGATAGCACGTTCAAGCCGAGCAATAATATTCACGTCGATGCTTTTATTAAGTTGACCGTTAAAGCTCTAGGACATACGAATATTAAGAATGGCGATGCATAT encodes the following:
- a CDS encoding S-layer homology domain-containing protein; this translates as MKKGILTLLLVVTLVANSIMIKAEDNLFNDLQNNHWAIPNIQKLVDMGVINGFPDGSFKPNFSVNVDAFIKMTVTAMGYTSIQNGSPYWAQPFIDKAMELGIIQENQFASYTQAITREEMSSIIAKAIKDEDKADTRNLVENYVNDFSSISYTYVEDVKDAYAFGIITGMPDNTFRPQDESTRAQASTIIHRMIDEKERKPFEPTESPTDDNGQGGNDSGDGGNDGSGSGEEPTPIEHIHKIENGKVVYSTEKIMEILKGYPIIENMYYDTFEENNMKFTDQESERQKYSTLAIETKEFVETLFSRNYKTLDKEKELETLLWWFQGWWGYKNERHAPKDFVNLWLDETEKWKIQQEMILVTDSYRMVYGTDNGKAVRSRIYFKYDNHENHENIKYEFELLEKMYSQVENLQMGKWYYVDVDVEMCNPVSNAPVNWSTYTYTLYTYTYLSDFKLVEGQ
- a CDS encoding HD-GYP domain-containing protein; protein product: MQKKNIESFEMMFSTMEHGIRTGRTAYYLALEEGLTDVEVYNTVFGAVLHDIGKFNLDEHILSIPGRLTEEQYAYVKNHAAFGFKLLSNSFNQDIQESVLHHHERLDGSGYMHKKEFSICTKIIAIADVYDALTNKRCYQQKVFTHQEAIAEMKKNNGFDRRLLDHLECMMDDNKKVIV
- a CDS encoding Ig-like domain-containing protein produces the protein MDKINRLVYGILLLLALYSSTTYAALESREPFGATQYTLEFSKWNETKNYSGGRDNMSSSTYSSGVTVEILNIVTDSNDSSRWLITYKASGYISAYCRSVDSSYGASARTSINGSTIQGNVSTSSGSDSYRESVSYDGSATTISVSKGENPMRIYVKVRTYSRTYLISTTREQTKIINMNNSPHLSAQIDRNYMNGKDSQSITVSGQGWDIEQDSIVITAELDGITRTKIIDNPKATMGQENDYTFTFLLSEYPNDIIKTLKVTVRDYYEDTSYTSFTIYIDRIDPQVTTQNDVKIKGGEYVSVTPTEQSDIYLLRNDRPYLLYSDVLSAVNEDKGIAIGNCSTKTNLSVPTTLLEGSYRLFSVDNGKNVSQPSENIVMVDNSVPEKVNIFIEGNTIRLVYDEVLKPSIPSKDDFILPRENIISSSVCILADEDNVDYEFIFDDYEGDEKYAERFVFSAFDNSMFTNTNGIPDIIGKTASTKSSFHEVGRYTLEYQAQDTPVPGNENRFNNYRKWGNKNLIQLLVHRRPLANLTINASLSNDKWIINGVNGTGYDLDHMDMANKGIQDDMYEWKKMNDSQYTPGIIPNTVAAVEGGKDVEYVVKYKVQDIEGVWSEPVIFIISADPPIEIEASLKSEDSKFSISSIPASENLVAYDVKTIFNKLHYLDMALYNSSNSIVIDLTRRQSSNTSYVSQNGNKFYWVDKVINIPATLADGTYKFIVKATDASNSLKTKEKEFSVTVDTPINLQSSMTDLDGGSEAIIPATTSIYANEVNVILFYGTPYATSLDMSIASNNGTTKYWTAKKGIAETIPEGYYKARFTARTPNGNVEYLTKDFYLNQLKIVDMTLWGEWNYWRGQVNLFGKQLVNMPHRFLSYEKVHIETEIKGNPDQVYVRFSPELEAMIFTNQYGHTYHYSDHIGYTVNFPLTMTSSDGENYKAEYILPLAKSTMNDEDTRLGGQYWVEVTATKGSTTKTMRIDDIDITGNTLDKIYIQPE